A stretch of Cucumis sativus cultivar 9930 chromosome 2, Cucumber_9930_V3, whole genome shotgun sequence DNA encodes these proteins:
- the LOC101212548 gene encoding E3 ubiquitin-protein ligase ATL6, producing MPSLTAPHGLPLFLLLFLFLFSSVSAQSQPSPDPRSDPYQYRLSGSMAVIIVILIAALFFMAFFSVYIRHCNDSQSNTIRPITVAAGRSRRATRGLDPAVIETFPTLIYSDVKEHKIGKSALECAVCLNEFEDDETLRLIPKCDHVFHPECIDAWLASHSTCPVCRANLSPQLTESVHRVDDSNAVVNSDTDGGDIEAQSTDVVLETTAPPTVQIQTESELTTTTGNKALNRTRTRGSRSNRLRWLFPRSHSTGHSLVQPGEDTERFTLRLPVEIRKQVVNRKLNRAMSMVVLARQSSSMRGYRFGSGEGSSRGKYYRRLERLDRTSKSDRWVLSMTPPFFTRMSSMKTPRGGSNRGEPGSGRELGQGNTAVESSMLPV from the coding sequence ATGCCCTCTCTCACCGCCCCCCATGGCCTTCctctcttcctcctcctcttcctcttcctcttctcctcCGTCTCCGCCCAGTCCCAGCCCTCCCCCGACCCCAGGTCAGACCCTTACCAGTACCGCCTCAGCGGTTCCATGGCCGTCATCATCGTCATCCTCATCGCCGCCCTTTTCTTCATGGCTTTCTTCTCCGTCTACATCCGTCACTGCAACGATTCACAATCCAACACCATCCGCCCTATCACCGTAGCCGCCGGCCGCTCCCGTCGCGCAACCCGCGGTCTCGATCCGGCGGTAATTGAAACATTTCCGACTCTGATTTACTCCGATGTGAAAGAGCATAAAATTGGTAAAAGTGCCCTAGAATGCGCTGTTTGTTTGAATGaatttgaagatgatgaaacGCTGCGTTTGATCCCTAAATGTGACCATGTGTTTCACCCTGAATGTATTGATGCTTGGTTGGCTTCTCACTCTACTTGCCCTGTTTGTCGAGCTAATTTGTCTCCTCAACTCACTGAGTCCGTCCACCGAGTTGACGATTCCAACGCTGTGGTTAACTCGGATACTGACGGAGGTGATATTGAAGCTCAGTCCACTGACGTCGTTTTAGAGACAACGGCTCCACCTACGGTTCAGATACAAACGGAATCAGAGCTCACTACCACGACAGGTAACAAGGCCTTGAATCGGACACGTACACGAGGATCCCGATCCAATAGATTGCGGTGGCTATTTCCCCGGTCTCACTCGACCGGACACTCCTTGGTTCAGCCTGGGGAAGACACTGAGCGGTTTACTCTCCGGTTGCCAGTGGAGATAAGAAAGCAAGTTGTGAACCGGAAGCTGAACCGGGCGATGAGTATGGTGGTTTTGGCCAGGCAGAGCAGTTCGATGAGAGGATACAGGTTTGGTTCAGGTGAAGGGAGTAGTCGAGGGAAGTATTACCGGAGGCTCGAGCGGTTGGACCGAACATCGAAGTCGGACCGGTGGGTGTTGTCAATGACACCGCCGTTTTTCACGCGTATGTCGTCGATGAAGACTCCACGTGGAGGGAGTAACCGCGGTGAACCCGGTTCGGGCCGAGAACTTGGACAGGGAAATACCGCTGTCGAATCAAGTATGCTTCCGGTCtga